AGTTTGAACAATGTCGATGGTTGACGAGCCTTTGTACCCCATAGCAGTGTTGATAGACGAGTTGAAGAACGATGACATCCAACTGCGGTTGAATTCGATTAGAAGACTATCGACAATTGCTCGTGCGTTAGGGGAGGAAAGGACTAGGAAGGAGTTGATTCCTTTTTTGAGTGAAAacaatgatgacgatgatgaagtTCTTCTTGCGATGGCAGAGGAATTGGGTGTTTTTATTCCTTATGTTGGAGGAATAGAGTTTGCACATGTGTTGTTACCTCCTCTTGAAACGTTATGTACGGTTGAAGAGACGTGTGTGAGGGATAAAGCTGTGGAGTCACTATGCAGGATTGGATCACAAATGAGAGAGTCTGATTTGGTTGATTCTTTTGTACCTCTTGTTAAGGTTGGTTTATTTTGTTATCAAGTATTTTTTAATCCTGCTTTATACTTGGATCTAGGGCTGccaacgaaccgaacgaacacggacaagaccatgttcgtgttcgtttgttaaggaaatatatgtgttcatgaacacttaccgaacgagattttatgttcatgttcattTGTTAAATTTAGGCAATGAACGCAAATGAACGTTCATGatcacaaactaatgttcatgaacacaaatggaaacaaacgaacacaaacaggggttcatgaacataatatataatacaccgATACTTATTAAATAtgttatttgtcggaattttgaagtattaaaaaattataaaaagtaaaaaccatagttattaaaggcgcgaaGCGCACTCTAGGCGCATAGGCTCCGATTAGGGCCTAGGCgataggcgcaaaaaaagcgtgggccCGAGAAAAAAAAAGCGCACTTAAATAAAACACTAATAAACTATCAAActcaaacgaacacgttaccggaCGTTCAccaacataaatgaacgaacgtggcctctgttcatgttcgttcatttaactaacgAAACAAAATTTatcatttgtgttcgttcgtttaataagtgttcgtttgtttaataaacgaacaaacacaaacgaacttcccgcagAACGGTTCACAAAGtattcgctgaacgttcggttcgtttgcagccctagttgGATCATTAAacttcttttatttttatatttatgtgattattttatgtATGCAGAGGCTGGCGGCTGGTGAATGGTTCACTGCTAGAGTTTCTGCTTGTGGACTGTTTCACATTGCTTATCCTAGTGCATCAGAGCCGTTGAAGGCGGAACTGAGGTCGGTATTTAGTCAGTTATGTCAAGACGATATGCCGATGGTCCGGAGAGCTGCTGCAACAAACTTAGGGAAGTTTGCTGCTACGGTGGAACCTGCTCATCTCAAGACGGACATCATGCAAATCTTTGAGGATCTTACGCAAGACGGTAAATTGTTCATTTCATATGTTTTCGATGAcagatttatccgtttgaagtgATAACGCACATATATTCTAAACCAtaagattattattattttttttaattcagaATATTAGTTAACGTTTAGTTTTTTTCCTCCTACGATTTTAGGTTTAGTTTTTTCGATGTTTATTGACCTTATGACGGTTAATCTTTTTTTCTTCGTTGTAGATCAAGACTCTGTTCGTTTACTAGCTGTTGAGGGTTGTGCTGCCCTTGGGAAGTTGCTAGAACCTCAGGACTGTGTTGCACATATTCTTCCTGTTATTGTTAATTTTTCTCAGGTGAGCCTTTTGTATATTTACACTTGTTATGATCAGTTATATTTTACCAAGTTTTGGGTTATTTTCTTGTTCTTTTGGTTCTGATAGATTTGATTTGTTCTGTTATAAACCTGTTACTTCCTTAGAATACTTACTGTTTGAATGGTTTCTGTTGAATCAGGACAAATCTTGGCGTGTTCGCTATATGGTTGCTAACCAGTTGTACGAACTATGTGAAGCTGTGGGTCCTGAACCAACCAAGTATGTTAAAATTtgaatccttttttttttttgtatttcacTATAAAAGTCTATATATTCATTTTCGAACAATGTTTTCTGTTGAATAGGAGCATATATATGTGATCTTTATATCCATTAATAATTGTTGATTTTTTATTGCCTGGCTGGTTGTGATAGGACGGACTTAGTCCCAGCATATGTGAGGCTACTTCGGGATAACGAAGCTGAAGTACGTATTGCGGCTGCTGGAAAAGTTACCAAGTTCAGTAGGATTCTTAGCCCCGAACTTGCAATTCAGCATATTCTTCCATGTGTAAAGGTGcgttgtttttaaaaaaaatatctcTCTATGGTTCTTGTTTGTATGTTACAGAGGTCGCAAGTTGGGCGGGTCGGGTAACAGGTTAAAATGGCTCAGGTCCGAACTCCGAAAGAGTAGCTTTTAATGCAGGTCAAATCGGATTGGGTCACTTGGTTAGCCTTTACAACATTTTTTGTTCTTTTCTCTTTGAATTTTGTGAATTATTAATAATATGTTAAATCTAATCTAAAAACTATATCGTTAAGGTAGACTAATATTTTTCGTTAACGACATTGAAGAGGCTTTAACCATTTTAATGCGCTTGGGGTCACCCTCGACCTGTTTGACTGAATAGTTGTTAATAGCAGTCGCTTCCCGCTATATAAGGAATTTAGCGCCTAAAAAGCGATGAAACAGCggtaaagtttttatttttattttttttattttttctttctaATAAATACAAGTATATACTGAAAAAGTAAGCGTATTTTAGGGTTTTTGTTACGGGATTGAAATAAGAAGCGTATATTCTTCCATATTTCCCGGATTTCTTtgtaaaatatacatataatgtatttttaaaaTCTTCTTCTAGTGTATccctatttataaaatagcgccCACTATTTCAACGCTATTGCTACGTAGTGTATAGGCAGCTTGTCGCTATTTACTGCTATTCACTATTAACGACTCATTAACCCACCACATATAATTATACCCAAATCAACCCGTTtaaaagtaaatgggtcaaatttGCCACTTTTTACTATATTATACCCTTGGATTTGACTATCTTAATGCTCATAATAAAATTGTGTAGGAGTTGTCGTCAGATTCTTCTCAGCACGTTAGGTCTGCTCTGGCATCTGTTATAATGGGCATGGCACCTGTTCTAGGAAAGGTAATTATTTTTCTCACAACCATTTTAATCTCTCATTTAAATTATTCGATATGTTATCTACGCCGATTGCAAGTTTTGATAGTTTCTGTTGTGAAATTGCAGGAGGCAACAATCGAGCAACTTCTTCCCATATTTCTTTCACTTCTAAAAGACGAGTTTCCAGATGTACGCCTCAATATCATTAGTAAGCTAGATCAAGTGAACCAGGTATTGTAATAAATCTTCTATTTAATGCATTTGTTTCTAACACTTGTACCTGTTTAGCATAGTTCGTTTAATTTTGTTTGGCTGTTTTTTACAGGTTATTGGAATCGATCTTTTGTCTCAATCTTTACTGCCAGCAATCGTCGAACTTGCGGAAGATAGACATTGGAGGGTTCGTTTGGCAATCATCGAGTACATACCTCTATTGGCTAGTCAATTAGGTGTAGGATTTTTTGATGATAAACTCGGTGCTCTCTGCATGCAATGGCTACAAGACAAGGTTATTTAgctttaatattattatttgtattttgtGTTATGTTAAGTGATTATAACCATCATTAGGGCTGCAGACGAACCGATAATAGCTTTAATtcatgaacgaacatgaacaaggccttgcttgtgttcgtttgttaaggaaatatgtgttcacgaactgttcatgaacacttaccgaatgaGATTTTCATTCGTGTTCgcttgttaaggaaatgaacgtgttcgtgttcgtttgttaattttagttAACGAACGCAAATGAATGTACATTAACACAATcgaacacaaactaatgttcatgaacacaaatcaacacaaacaagcgttcatgaatagaatatataatacactgatacttattaaataatttatttgtcggaattttgaagtatttaaacaaaatataaaaattgAGAACACTAATGAGctatctaacacaaacaaacacgttagcgaacgttcacgaacataattGAACGAACGCGACAtctgttcatgttcattcatttaactaaacgagcGAAATTTCTTGGTCGTGTTTGTTCattttattaaacgaacgaacacaaacgaacttcccgccgaacggttcacgagctgttcactgaacgttcagttcgtttgcagccctaactATCATCTCTCTTTTGACTTACAATCCATTGTATATTTTACAGGTTTACTCCATCAGAGATGCTGCTGCAAATAACCTAAAACGCCTTGCAGAGGAATTCGGCCCAGATTGGGCGATGCAGCACATAGTCCCACaggtttgactttgactttgacttatGCCCTCATGGGTGACATTCAATTCTTTTTAACACATAGACCCTCATGGGTGACATTCAATGACACATGAGTTTAGTCATTCACTGTGTATAATTTATGTTATTGGTTTTTGTAGGTCTTGGATATGATTAAGAACCCACATTACTTGTACCGTATGACGGTTCTTCGTGCTATTTCTTTACTGGCCCCTGTTATGGGCTCAGAAATCACTTGTTCTAAACTGCTTCCTGTAGTTGTTACTGCATCAAAGGACAGGTGATTGCATTTGTTGACTTTTTTATTGGCCCTTTAACCTTTTTTTGTTTCTTATGAATAATGTATTCGTTTGATTTTCAGAGTGCCGAATATCAAGTTTAATGTCGCAAAGGTCTTGCAATCTCTAGTTCCCATAGTTGACCATTCGGTAAGTATAATTATCTTTTATCGTTTTTGGTGTTCCCTTATTATGTAGACGTTGTAGTCTTGCTTGAGATAtaaacttttgacccgtttgcttcTGAATGGGTCGGATTGACAATTGCTTTTGACCCGAAGCAAGTCGGTTGGTTCAGCTGGTTTGAGATCCAAACGGTTCGATTTTCAAGCTTTAATGGTTCAGTTCGGTTTGAAACTTAAAACCAACCATATAACCGAACCTTTCGGTTTGACGGGTGGCTCTGGCCGGTTTGAACCATACATACCAAACGGTTCTGTTATATGCTTGGTTTCAAGTTTCAAACCGGACCGAACCATTAAAGCTTGAAAATCGAACCGTTTGGATCTCAAACCGGCTGAACCAACAGACTTGCTTCGCTTTGGATGATTCATTTGGTTCTAACAGGTTTTGAACGCCCTACTTAAAacttaatgaaattttcattgtGTCTATTTATAATATTAATACATACAGTTATACAACCGTCCTAGCCTCCTTGGATCGTTTTATTCATACTTTCATAGATGTAattatcattttcatcatcatcataatcatcatcatcgtcatactcagtaaatcccatcaatagcaaagctaagatagggtctgaggagggtaagatatagacaaccttacctctaccccgtaggaatagagaggctgcttccagtgagacccccggctcgaacATGTAATTATCATTTTGATAGTAATATTGTTTTTGGAAGGTCTAATAGCATTAAATAGTAATCAACGGGACCGGGCCTGACATGTACTAAAATATTAGGTGTTTGAACTTGAACACACCGATTTCGGTACCTCAAAATCCAACCGTTACATATGATGCAGGTGGTTGAGAAAAGCATTAAACCGTGCCTGGTAGAGCTGGCGGAGGATCCGGATGTCGATGTGCGTTATTTTGCGAACCAAGCCCTTCAATCGATTGATCAAGTGATGATGTCTAGCTAAACAGTTTAATTAATAGGTGCGTCGTTCCGTTTGTGGTTCTAGTATTGTCCATCTATTTTTGCCACTTGCATGTGTATTGCTGTAATGTCAAAAATTAGCCACCATATACCCTTTCTATATTTAGCATGAAAATATTGCTGTTTATGGTCTTTTGGCGGATATACTGAAGTAGTGTGACATGGTTTTTATAATCATAGGGTGTGTTTGGTTCATGGGTTTATGATTTAAGGAAAGTGGATGATTCCTATTATGGTTGTTTGGTTCATGGGTTTATGATTTAAGTCAACATATAAACCAAACATTTCATTGGTATCTTATTTCTCTTTTTTAAGGgatcatgcatagtaatgttatgatcCTGAGATCTGTGGATttgtttttaaaagacttagttttgctattcaaaaaagGGTAAGAACGCAACTTGTTGTCCGTTTACCTTCTATGATAGTAATTTCCATTTGGAAACTTCGTAATATGGTAATATACCATAAATAAATTCAATTCAAATATTGAATGCGGTGACATGGGTATCAAATGGTTGGTATCATGTTTGTATGAAGAGAAACTATCAACTTCCCTAATATAAAACTATTTGTAGTAGTTTTACACATTCTCTAATATAAAGCTATTTGTAGTAGTTGACACATCATTGAGTGTTATGTAGGCAATGAGCCTTTAATTAAACTATCCTCTCACATGAGTGTAGTGGTTTTAAGTTTTAACTAAAAACTAAAGAAAAAAAGAGAAATTATGGGATTGGTTGACATCTTGTAGATCCCACTCCCTTCTCCTCCCTTGACACTCGTTAACACAATGACGAAGGGGCTATGGCTCCCCATATCTGGCGATGGTGTACCGGTGTGGGGAGCGTGAAAGGGGTGAGGTGGTATGTCATTCCCATCTCACTACACATAGTCTAACTGATTACAATGTAGAGTTAGGTAGGTCTCTCCGAATTCTTACTTGCATCAACTTTAAATTCACCTTGGTTTTAAAGATTTTAAAAGACATGCCCATTTAACTTCTTACTTACGAATCACGTATTACAATTCACAATGATTCCTTTGTTACAACCAAAGTTTTAACATCTGGTTTTTATACGGTACCGGACAGGGCTCAGAAACGGTTTGACCGAGTGTATCGGGCGGTTTAACCGGGTGTACCGGGCGGTTTAACTGGTTTTACCAGACGGTTCAACCGGTATTACCAGCTGGTTTGAACCGGTTTTTAATTCATTGGTTACAATACAAAACCAAAAAAATCTCGATAAATaagaaaaaataaattataatccAAATCCAGGTGAAAAAGGAAGTGACATAATATTGTACAACAAACCCTTTATTAATCTACAtaaacttttcaaatgaaaatGAGTGATTATACTCCA
This genomic stretch from Helianthus annuus cultivar XRQ/B chromosome 8, HanXRQr2.0-SUNRISE, whole genome shotgun sequence harbors:
- the LOC110872106 gene encoding serine/threonine-protein phosphatase 2A 65 kDa regulatory subunit A beta isoform; the protein is MSMVDEPLYPIAVLIDELKNDDIQLRLNSIRRLSTIARALGEERTRKELIPFLSENNDDDDEVLLAMAEELGVFIPYVGGIEFAHVLLPPLETLCTVEETCVRDKAVESLCRIGSQMRESDLVDSFVPLVKRLAAGEWFTARVSACGLFHIAYPSASEPLKAELRSVFSQLCQDDMPMVRRAAATNLGKFAATVEPAHLKTDIMQIFEDLTQDDQDSVRLLAVEGCAALGKLLEPQDCVAHILPVIVNFSQDKSWRVRYMVANQLYELCEAVGPEPTKTDLVPAYVRLLRDNEAEVRIAAAGKVTKFSRILSPELAIQHILPCVKELSSDSSQHVRSALASVIMGMAPVLGKEATIEQLLPIFLSLLKDEFPDVRLNIISKLDQVNQVIGIDLLSQSLLPAIVELAEDRHWRVRLAIIEYIPLLASQLGVGFFDDKLGALCMQWLQDKVYSIRDAAANNLKRLAEEFGPDWAMQHIVPQVLDMIKNPHYLYRMTVLRAISLLAPVMGSEITCSKLLPVVVTASKDRVPNIKFNVAKVLQSLVPIVDHSVVEKSIKPCLVELAEDPDVDVRYFANQALQSIDQVMMSS